The genomic region GGTGTGGGCAGAACAAGTTCTAACTTACCCCTGAAATGTAAACAAGGAAAATTAAACCCGAACTTTGCTTTTGCACCCAGCCGCTGTAGGTTAAGCCGATAAATTACACCTTAGAACATATGGACTGAATCAGCATGTCATGGCAAAAAAGAGTACATATGACTGGGAGAACCGGGTATGGtcagaattctctctctctctctctctctctctctctcttcctatctctctccacctccttctctctccctctctctccctctctctcactttttgtcTCTcccactcgttctctctctctctcactctctctctcttcccctccttctctctctctgtctcacacacacacacacacacacacatgcccacaaCACAGCATACTTtcttcactcattcagtcaAACAGGTTTAGCTGTATTGCTGTAAGATACATATAGAATCAGAGTAGAGGGGGGGAAAGGGGGAGAGGAATGACCAACATTTCCTGTAGCAGCAATCGTGCTGGCTCATTCTCCCTCAGCCAATCACTGCTCAGCAAACAGAGAttgagacaaacacacacccattgTTAAGCCACAACATGTGagtgagaggagaagagaggaagaagaaaagagttGCAGAAGAATTCCAGACTCTTCCAAGTTTTCAGGGAACGAAAGAGTAAAAACTGCACTTAACAGCCAATCACCCTACTTAGGAGGACAGgagacacagacaaaaaaacccaaaacataaATAAGGGAAAGCAGCCAGAGAAAGGGGAAAGGCAGCAGAGAGTTTACGAGGCAGGTAAGTATTAGAGCAGGAGTGgaggatggatggttggttgaAGGAGGTGCAGCGTCGGCCCGTCCTCTGTGTATTCTGCAGCTCACTGGCCTTCAGGCTGCTCCAGACACTGCTGAAATTTTTGCCCAGACCCCATGCTGTTAGGTGTGATCCATGGAAGAACTATAAATGGAAGAATCTTTCCGTGTCACTCGTCCACTCACTCCTGACCGGCACCTGGGCCGTTTTCTGGTGAGTGATCTTCTCCTAAATACAATATTCTGGCTCCAGTTACTTAACAATATTTGCTTGTGTGAGAAACAGCAAGCTGCTACACCTTAGACATGCACAGATTTCTGATAACTTATCAAACATCATCAACTCTCCACTTATGTAATGTCCTTCTGGACAAAAGTCATGCAGATAGCTTCTGAATTAATCTACAGTAAAAAGTTCTAAGATGGTTAATGCTCAATACGTACAGTTTACAGTATAGAGTAACTTGTTGTATAGTTAATTACCCGTGTTGCATACACGGCTGAAGATTCcacaaaatagaaaaaactTGAAAAACGTGTCAGACAGGCAGCGGTTGGGAACGTTTCATGAGAAGGAGTGAGAAACTGGAGCACTTGAGCTGTTTGCCTCGTGTAGTACAGCAACTGATTAAACATTATATTGATCTAAAATGGAGATATTGTTAGGcacctttttaaaatgaaactgaaattcTCAGTATAAGGACACTGTGTccatacataaaacataaaacaacattaaaagcatGATAAAAACCTGGACTTTGGTCCTAttagtttttaaaataattgtgaacTAATATTTGGTAACACAAAATACTCCATTTGTCAAGGCAAAATCAAGCAGCTTGAACACGTCAggattctttctttcctcctacgtctcatttcatttttagGAGGGAATGTACACTACAGCGATCAGgtataactttatgaccacctgtctagtattgtgttggtgccctgacctgtcctgtactgtgtattctgacccctttccatcagaaccagcattaacttcttcagcagtttgagcaacagtagctcgtctgttggatcggatcacacgggtcagccttcactccccaagtccatcaatgagcctcgactgcccatgaccctgttgccggttcaccactgttccttccttagaccacttttgatagatactgaccactgcagaccgggaacaccccacaagagctgcagttttggagatgctctgatccagtggtctatccattacaatttggcccttttggtcaaactcgctcaaatccttacgcttgtccatttttcctgcttctaacatcaactttgaggacaaaatgtttatttgctgcctaatatatcccacctactaacggGTGccgaggagatcatcagtcttattcacttcacctgacactgctcagaatgtaatgtctgatcggtgtatatggccaaatgtttatggacacatgaccatcacacccatatttggttcttccctaaactgttgccacaaatttAGAGACAGTTTTTTTGTACGGTGTGTCCAGGTAGGAGTGGAAGATCTTGAATGACCTGCACACAACCATGAACCCAACCCCTCTTAACACCTTTAAGATAAACTGAAACAACTACGCCCCAGACCTCCTCGCCTGATCAATGTGTGACCTCACTAACGCTCTTACACCTGGCTGGACACAAATCCCCAGAGccagtggaaagcctttccagaagaatgaagtttattataacagcacagATGGACTAAACCATCTGAAGTGCCTGTATAACAATTACTCATGAGAATTTGTTGTGcttagtgtgtttcagtatccAGAGATGGTGTATGATCTGAACTTGTCCTTCACTCCTGCCTCATATCTGCTTGTCATCATCTCAACAGGTCAGTCATCTTTCTCTAATTTAATTTAGAATTAGAATCTGCTACTAGTTATAACATCTGACCACTATCACTCAGCATACTACTGTATTTTTGTCACAAGGCACCAATAAGGACACTGGACTGAAACTGTACAATTCCAAAATGAGTTCATTTACTGGTTGCCATGAGAAGTCCATTCTTCATATATCACATAGTCATGGACGACCAGaagaacagacacacagacaacctGAGAACATAATGTCTGCACTACAAAGTCATAAAAACCACTGCTAGTTATCACACCATGCTTTGTGTGTCTATTTTTATGACAACAAAACCATTTCTCACCATATGACTTCTCAAAGTCCAAAGAGCGGACATTTGTGCTAGACATTTCTGACAgattataaacaaatatttgacTTTCTTCCAGTTCTGACAAAATGCACGTTTTGTCTGTTTTGCCTGCCTTGAGTGTTCCCAGTTACCTCAAATTTCTTTCACCCCATCCTGAAAATCCAGCTTGGTGAGCTGAAACAATGATAAATGTGGtttattttagttttctttGAGGTAACCTGTTTAATTAAACTCCATCCTGTTCCAGGTAATCTGGTCAAACTAATTCAGATATAATTCAGAATTGAACAAGTGCATGAAATGAGTCATTTGTGATTCAAACCTGGATTTGTTTAATTCATGTCAGAAAAGATACTGATTTTGAGAAGCCTGTGTAAATTCCTACTATATCGATTGCCATGTAGAATTTTTGATTAAATTTAGGATTACATTCAAACAggcacactatattgccaaaagttttgggacgtctgcctttccatgcacatgaatgtaatatggagttgtcccgccctttacagctataacagcttcaactcttctggtcaggctttccacaaggtttaggagtgtgtttatgggaatttttgaccattcctctagaagcgcatttgtgaggtcaggcactgatgttgtgatgacgagaaggtccggctcgcagtctccgctctaattcatcccaaaggtgttctgtggggttgaggtcaggactctgtgcaggtcagtcaagttcctccacaccaaactcactcatccatgtctttatggaccttgctttggtcactggtgtgcagtcatgttggaacaggagcattaagagttcctttcactggaactaaggagctgagcccaacccctgaattcaatgatctggaggggtgtcccaaaacttttggcaatatagtgtataataatatttgattGTTAACTGAAATGCTTGATCATGAATACAACATGAATGGGTGTTTACAAATGAGTTGAGACCATTAAGTGTTCAGGCTGATAACTGCCACAGACGGGTTATAAATCTTTTGTACAAAACAAAAGATCACCTGCGGTTTGTTTCACAAGAGGCCTCCCTCTGGCAGTTACACcaaacattcattcatattcCATAACCGTTTTGTTTTAAGTACGGTAAATCCTGAGCCTTTCCCAGGAACAACTAGAGCTATGCggggatacaccctggatgagacGCCATTTTACAACCCTAACTCGAGTTCAGGATCAAACAGGAAACCATGCAGTTTTGAGGCCACATGCTGCTCCATCGTATTGTCTTACTCCAAGCCATGCCAGGCATTTTTACTTAACCTGATAAATCTCCTAAGGCCATTTTACAGTACAGAGAGTCTTTACTGTTCCATGTTCCAGTATCCCAGTGCaagtaataaaacatttctcttGCTTAATTTGAACCTGTaatacaccggtcagccataacattctgagcactgaccagtgatctcctcatcatggcacctgttagtgggtgggatatatcaggcagatgttatgagaagcctgaggtgacggtggtgaggaaaaactccctgagatactatgaggaagaaaccttgagaggaaccaggctcagaagggaacctcatcctcattcggGTTCCATCCACGTCATGCCCAGTGTTCTAGTAAAAGCTCCATTTCCATCACCACCCTGACCCAAAACTAACAAATTctgtacttatttttttttggcaggGTATTTTATCCAGGATGCCGtagacatcatcatcagtgggTATGCACGAGAATCATGGGAGTTTCTGCTCCATCATGTTATGGTAAGTCAATTGCTTCCACTATAATCCACCTGATCAACtatattgaaaatatttttgtataaaacGTAAATATGTACAGTACATAAGCAAACGTCTGTGGACATCTGACTGTCTCACCCAAATGTGCTTGGTGAACATCCATTTCAGATTGAATCTCCGCCCCCTTTTTActattataataacctccactcttctctgaAGGCTTTCTGTTAGATTTTGGAGGTGGCTATGGGGATTTGCTCATTGAGCTACAAGAACATTAAGCCAGGCAAGTGAAGAGGTTTGGAGTTCAGTCTGCATtccaaattcatcccaaaggtgttcagtagggttgaggtcaaggcttTGCGCAGGTCACTCAATTTCTTTCACTTCATTCTTGGCACATCACATGTCTTCATGACGCTTACTTTGtccattgtcatgctggaaggtTTGTTCCACATCTGTTCCAGTGATGGAAAATTGCAACTGTGTGCATATATTGTGACAGTACTTTAGGAAAGAACCACAtctggatgtgatggtcagatgtccgcACACTTAagccatatagtgtactttaCATTTCTAAAAAATCTTTGCTTTGCAGGTGATCTGGACTTTCCTGTACGCTGTTCTCACCTGGCACTACGTAGCTGGCGCTGTGGTGGCTTTGTTTGTCGAAGTGAACAGTATATTTCTGCACTTGCGCCTCATGCTCAAAATGGCTGGAGTGGCCCAAGACTCGCTCCTCTACACCATTAATAAGTTTATCAACCTCACAACCTACATCAGCTTTCGTCTGGGAGCGCAGTCCTACCTGACATGGTACATCCTCGTGAACTTCTCTCAGCTGGTCCATGCTGGGTATTTCCTGGTGTCTATGATGCTCATGAACATCATGATCCTCATTTATTTCTACCGTCTGCTGCGAACAGATTTCTTCTCCAAGCACAGCCATTCAAACGGTGTCCGCAAATTTGTCCAGGACTGAGACGCTTCATGGGGAATATCCAGAGTACTGACCATTAGTCCGTCACTAAGAACCTCTGAATGTTTACACTGGATTCTGGTTTAAAAGGTTTTCATTCCATGCTGCTGACTACTATACCACACGCCTCTGAAACGTGTAACCCATTTTTATCCTTACAGAAAAATCACATAAACCCTACATGCTAACGTTTCACATGCAgtgtatgattttattttaattatcttCATTATAcaacaatcaggcataacataatgaccacttTCCTAATATCTCTTTTGGTcctccaaaacagccctgacccgtcaaggcatggactccactagatccctgaaggtgttagTAGCGTCCATGGGCCCCacatcacaacttacaggacttaaaggatacttttgatagatactgaccactgcagaccgggaacaccccacaagagctgcagttttggagatgctctgatccagtggtctagccatcacaatttggccctttttgtcaaactcgctcaaatccttacgcttgtccatttttcctgctaatatcacatcaactctgaggacaaaatgttcacttgctgcctaatatatcccacccactaacaggtgccatgatgaggagatcatcagtcttattcacagcacctctcagtggtcataatgttatgcctgatcggtgtatcatCAGCGTGATCCCAGGATTGCTGGAGGAGTCTGAATGTCGCACAGTTACTTATTGTGGGTTTGACAGAAAAGTACATATTAACTGATTTACTCTGTAGAATGAAAATAAGATTCATggtgctgactttttttttcttgcataaCTACACCTCTACAATCTGAACAGTTAAAGACCTTTACAGTTTAATACCTATCACCAGTAAAATGGTTAAGGGAAAATATAGTAGTGATTTAAAAAACCcactaaaaaaaatctcaaccACGTGGTAAGAGATGAGAGTCTAGTAGGAAGTATTAGGTTCCTAGAGTCTATTTCTCTTTTAAACTACTTTAATGGATGTCCATTAGATGGCACAAATCCAGGAAacatccacccacccattttctatacccactttattcctaattagggtcacagggatctgctggagtctatcccaggacacattgggtgaaaggcaggggtacaccctggacaggtcaccagtccatcacagggccacatatatagacagacaaccacacacacactcactcctatgggcaatttagaattaccaatcaacctaatgtacatgtttttggactgtgggagtaaaccggagtacccggagtaaacccatacaggcacggggagaacatgcaaactccacacagaaaggttgTGCCTTTTCAAACCCTGtttttgaacccaggaccttctccTTCTTtatgtgaggcaacagtgctcaccactaagccaccgtgctgccctaaATCCAGGAAATATGTATTGGGTAatcccttatatatatatatatatatatatatatatatatatgagtatagatgagttttatatatatataatacatatatatatatatatgaaatatatgaaaGTGTTGAGTCTTCATAACAAGATATCTATCTGAGACCTGAGAAGTAAGGCATTTTAATTATGTGCTTGTCCTCCACTGAAATAATGCATGACACCATAAGACAGTAAAAACAATTCTACAATCATGTTCAGGATCAAAAAACCCTACAAAACCACTTTAAAGAATGCAACTGGGCCACTGCAGATAAATACAGGTGCAtggaatatacactgtattgccaattgaattcaggtgttccaatcacttccatagCCACAGATGCATAATATCAAGCACCTatgcatgcagactgcttctacacacatttgtgaaagaatgggtcgctgtCAGGAGcgcagtgaattccagcgtggcaCTGTGGGCATTAAATCtattcatgaaatttcctcactactaaatattccccAGTCagctgttagtggtattataacaaaatgGAAGCAATTATGAACAACAGAagctcagccatgaagtggtaggccacgtaaaatcacagatttGGGGTCAGCAGATGATGAGGAGCACAGTGTGCAGAACTTTCTATAgggtcaatagctacagacctccaaactctgtggccttcagattagctcaagaacagtgcgtagagagcttcatggaacatGAACATGTTTTCACGGCTGTGCAGCTGCATCtgagccttacatcaccaagtacaATGctaagcgtcggatgcagtggtgtaaaactgaccaccactggactctagagcagtggagccatgttctctggagtgaccagtAATGCTTCTGAAAtcgatggacaagtctgggtttggcggttgccagaaCGGTACTCACCTGACTGCATTGGGCAAAGTGTAAAATTTGATGGTGcttggttgtttttcaggggttgggcttgaccgcttagttccagtgaaaagaactcttaatgcttcagcttcataccaagacattttggacaattttatgctcccaattttgtggatGACCATTAAGAGGTAACGTTGTGCTAGCTACAGgagtcaactccatattaaataaGCAAATTTAAGAAACATTAGTGCACCAACACACTGctactgaatttattttaaattttggtGTTTTTCCTAGCTTTTAGAATATTTCCCCTTTAGTGATGTCCACATTTCCAAACTTCTAAAAATTTTGTCTTATCAGCCACTAAATTAGTGTTTATATAAACTGCAGGTTAAACCTACttacccaaacacacaccttccTCCCAAAGGAACCGAAAGAACTCGCCAGAACACCACAGTGCATGTGGGAAAATGGCAGTATTTGTTTTAAAAGGATTGTCTAAGtgcaacatttacacacatgatCACTGCTACTGTTAAACGCCAAAGGTTTGTTCTAATCGGTCATGATACAGTATCACCTCACTTGAAGCGGATACCACACGCAGCGTTGGAACCATTTTCTGTCATATATATCTTTTGTAAAGGTTGTAAATTGAGTAAAACCTGTACTACTAGCAGTTCCAGTGTGATTAAAGGGTTAAAATTGTGCTCTAAAAtcatatcagtgtgtatgaagtCTCAATCCAGATTCCCAATGTTGAATGAATACACCATAGGAGTCAATAAATACAACACTGTatatgtttttacaaacatttattcTTCTGTACACGTCGCCAAGAGCAGTTTAGATGATGCCGATCTGtaaaagaggggggaaaaaaacccacaagaaGATTCATAAAACTGAAAGCACAgagaaaaaacatgaaacagCCAGGAGCATCAGTGGTTCCTTTGAATGCATCAAAATTCATTCAGTCAGAAAATAATGACATCACATGCTCAAGTCGCGCATGAACTCTGAGAATATTCAGTCACTCGTCCTTATGTACAGTGAAATCCTTCCACTGAAGAACGAAATCCCTCTCCAGGCTACAACTGTAGTAACGCTGCACTATCTAAACATTTCATTACACCTTTAGGCAATATGGAGAAAGCctgagtgctgtgtgtattaGGTCTGTGTGCTGAATGCTGTgtagtttaaatatttattaaaaccaAACTATTAATGACTGTGCAGAtttctattacattttattttaagttattACATTTTCAGTACTTCATTCATGCACTACACACGTTACTCAAATGACACCAAGTGAATGCTAATACTAATATAAATAATGACATGTAAATCCTTTATTTTGGATGGATTAATGTGTCAAAGAATTAGTCACTTACTTTGTTTGCAACATCCAGCGCATCGTAATCTGGTGCTAGACGAACGTATGCCTTCTTTTCACCGTCGGGCCTAAATGGAACAAACACGTTTAGAATATCTCAGAAAACACAAATCACCACAAATCCATAGATCCAAGCCTTCCTGTGGTTCAGTGGTTCCTTTGAGAACATCAGAATTCAGAGCTATTTTTTGGTTTACATCATGACACAGAAAGAGGCAGAAAACTCGGGAGTAAAACGGCTAAAGGTGCACCTGATGAGTGTGTTGACTTTGGCCACATCGATGTCGTACAGTTTCTTGACGGCGTGTTTGATCTGGTGCTTGTTGGCCTTGACGTCAACGATGAAGACCAGAGTGTTGTTGTCCTCAATCTTCTTCATGGCCGACTCGGTGGTCAGGGGGAACTTGATGATGGCATAGTGGTCCAACCTGAATGTGTACAAGGGCATGGGAAAGGAGAGAGTTATAGACACGTCGCTAGGAACTGAACCAGCTAACAGCACGCTACGCAGAAAAGGTATTAGGATGCATCAGTATTCAAAAAGCAGTAATCATAAAATATCATGCTTTGATCGCAATTCCCATCATTTGCATCCTTATTAGGTGGAAATCTGAcaccta from Hemibagrus wyckioides isolate EC202008001 linkage group LG18, SWU_Hwy_1.0, whole genome shotgun sequence harbors:
- the tlcd1 gene encoding TLC domain-containing protein 1 is translated as MDGWLKEVQRRPVLCVFCSSLAFRLLQTLLKFLPRPHAVRCDPWKNYKWKNLSVSLVHSLLTGTWAVFCVFQYPEMVYDLNLSFTPASYLLVIISTGYFIQDAVDIIISGYARESWEFLLHHVMVIWTFLYAVLTWHYVAGAVVALFVEVNSIFLHLRLMLKMAGVAQDSLLYTINKFINLTTYISFRLGAQSYLTWYILVNFSQLVHAGYFLVSMMLMNIMILIYFYRLLRTDFFSKHSHSNGVRKFVQD
- the rpl23a gene encoding 60S ribosomal protein L23a, with product MAPKAKKEAVPAKTEAKSKALKAKKAVLKGVHSHRKKKVRTSPTFRRPKTLRLRRQPKYPRKSAPRRNKLDHYAIIKFPLTTESAMKKIEDNNTLVFIVDVKANKHQIKHAVKKLYDIDVAKVNTLIRPDGEKKAYVRLAPDYDALDVANKIGII